The region CACGATGTTGATCCTCCTACTGAcacgcttcatgctagtgcgacttcctcatgcgatgatttgcccatttatggtgagtttgatgattgccatgtggagtctattagttgtgatgccatgttgcataggatttcttgtgataattctcttggtcacatcatgtttgacaatccgcttgacttgtgatatgctatgcatgagatcaacaatatgtcacattTGCAATCTCATCGTGGTGACTATGTgtgtgccattaaaataaacccaatttgcacttatggcatagatgacaagcccatggtcactggcatttgtttttctcgtgatgatattgacatgctacctCTCCAtcgtttatctcatatgccatgccatgagcaCCTAGctccggatatgcattgttttggatgttgttccACTTCTCCATATTATGCtcccgatattgctcatgaggacacccccataattcctcatacattttaggagatttggaTTCATCCAATCCATTGCATGATTTTCATAATTatttgcaccatatgctccccatgaatggcaatgctattgatgtgccatataattgTATTCTCAATTTGCATCCACATCATGTTATACAAAACAACTATtcattcatgatggatgacatgttcttataccatgcaacaaatttctttgagcattgcttatcttgtgctaactcacacgtgcacatacacatcatgatggatgatgtgtacatttaccacgcacacactTTCTTTGGCTTGTGTCTATTTTGTGTAGGTACCGATACTTACTCGTCAACCTCACAAGACCAtgagttgacgaaatgagctctagagagcaacgatgcctTGGGAATCCGTGAGATGTGTCACCAACCGTTTCCTCCGCGCAACGACTTCACGCAttccttctacatggccctcacatggttatgggttattgtccTTTATTTATCCTtcgcccatattgccatgttcactttgcatgatatgcttattccgatgcctttgccatgcaatttgaCCCTTGCTTGCACTTACATATGATCAACCATTCTACTActactatgtgtatttgcatgcttggtggagatcttaGTAGCTATTGCCATCATTTCTTTGTgctccatgctattgatgcttgttgtgttgggagagtcatgatgtcccattgctatttacatacgacctctcaccaatacattgatgatattttgctcatatatTGCTTTCAtgtttgtgatatgtcatgtgcattattcatgcccactatttgctccTATGACATAATTGCCATGattacctctagtatgttgcatcttcgcactactagctttctTGAcatgatcgctatgattgcttgctttgtcgcatcacccatcttccattcttactcgctttcttaggttgatgacatatatgttcatgccattcACATGATTTATCTGAACATTGtcacttgtgtccattagttgcctctatcATATTCACATGCCTCGTGTGCAACCATGCTAtgattattgatcttggagactcggACACCTAATTTGTGATGCATGCTTATTTGATTgaacctattgtatttggttgttattGGATCATACGCTTACATACCATGCCACATTCCCTTATCCTTTCTTATGATAAGAATAATAAAAACACTTGCTGGGTATttcaccacacgaatgataggtgttgcatttgcactaatcttatttgtttttccaagtgtttgtcatgttctttcattttgaaggattcacaaggcagtACCATCATGAGACAAccaggtcatgtgaaggcatatatgatgtgcgacaccaacatcttcaacgtcaaggacttgtcccaataccatggtgatgaagatcatgatccgtggacggatctctcccaagggggggagatgatgcggagcatccctacgtcatccccatggactctactacaACTCATCAAGCACCTCGTGGACCATGATAAGAGCACGCGGACACACCATCGAAACCGAGGTTAACTCTTTCCTCTTCGAGTTCCGTTCGTATTCACATGAGAGTTGGATTCTACCTCAAATGGAAACTCTATGCATTCTTAGGTACCAAGAGGAAGTCCATGAAGAAGCTTGGAGGGAGCCCAagcacccatggaggaagagaaggaagaagaagtcaCGAGAAGCACGAAGCACCGGCAGGTCTCTGGACACACCGGGTGCCCGCACCatccacccccgggtgcccggccccgccAGCCACCAAGGCCACGGCCCCCTGGATTCCCGGGCCTCACACCCCCGGGTGCCCTGCCCCCCTCCCCAGGCGCGCACCAAGTGCCCGGActtcacccccgggtgcccggccctccgTCTCCAGGCGACCCCCGGGTGCCCGAACCCTCCACTGTGGCTACGCGTATTTCGGCATAATAATTTACCTATGTACCCTTGTTTTACCCCAATTCGTCCCTAGCTTATATATACTCCTCACCTAGCTTGTTGGGGAGGTTAGCCAAGTATATGACATAATTTAGTGAGCTTAATTTTCTCCTTGtacctcctcttgagagagagacctCTCCCATGGAGATTAAGACCTCccatggagaagatccctagtggattcaagaccccatctagggaaggatcccatcataggatcatagagACCACTCTCCTCATAGGTTTGGGATGAACTAGTTACCTTTTGTATCTTCTTGTGTTGGATTAAGAcctttgtatctctctttgtgtgattggatctagcacatgtgtgattgaatCAAGTTaatttgagtgtttctcttgtttctcccctttgtgttcttcttattcttggggattttccctccaattcgtgaaagatgtccatctagggttccaccctacaacaacaATGATTACCATGCCCACGCCCACGCCCATGCCCACGCAGTACAGTACAGTGAGCAACCATAGCCACGCCCACGCAATACAGTACGGTGACCAGCCACGCCCACGCACAAGGCTTGCTTCAATTCAGTGGCATGAtcagcctctcctcccctccttggctggCTTGATCGATCGACAGTCAATCAATGCATAGACGCACCTTTTTGAAGAAGATCCAGACAGACACTCCTGGAGAGGACCCTACGCACTGAATTACAAACACCTTCTTCCTCTAataagtttgccacttattcttcgGTACAAGCCCCTTGAACACATCAATGGACGAGATATGTCTATACCCCTTCATAATAAAGGGTAGGATGGTATTTCTAGAAAATACGTCACGGGGATCTGTCACGTTCTGAGTCCACCTTGGACCGGCCCATTACTGAGAAAGATCGAGCGGCCCATTACTGAGTATTGACAGTAGCACagatcaaaaattcaaaaaataatgtGCCTACTAGGTGTCGAACACAAGACCTTCAGAAGTTGTGAACATGCTAATAGCCACTAGAACCATCGCGGGTTGGTGATACTTGTAGTGCAGTTATTTGTCAACAAGAACAGATGTGCtgtaggaattctttttaatagAAACACTGTAGCATATCAAAATTGGTACTGTGCAACTGTGCCGGACTTTCTAGCGAAAGCGCTTTTTATAGCCAAAAAACCTTATGTGTTTTTTCATCTTTTGGAATATTTTTTAAGAAACAAAACTTTTCTCAAAATTTGGACTTCTTTTGGAAACGTTTTTCTTTTCAAATTTCCAAACCATTTTTTATGAAAAATACTTtgattttgtgaatatttttgaaattttaaaaacaTTTTTTCAGAATTGTAAACATTTTTCTGAAACTGCAGacatttttttgaaaatatgaATAATTCATCACATTTGTGAACATTTTCTTGAAAACATAAACAATTTTCAATATCCGAACATTTCTTAGAAAAACGCAAACACTTTTTCAAATTGGTGAGCATTCTTTGAAAGCACAAACAATTTTTCATATTTAGGAATATTTTTccaaatatactactccctccgtttcaaaatatggtgcgtccttgatttccgtgtttcaactttgaccataaatttgaccaatgagaccgactgcggcgggagcaaaaattatataatgGAAAATGTTTTTTGAATATGAATTCActggtataatttttgctcccgtcgcagtcggtctcgttggttaaatttatgatcaaagttgaaCCTCGGGAAATGTGGGCacgttatattttggaacggagggagtaacattttatgaAAACAATTCCTATTTTCAAGGGCCTAAGCATTTTTTCGTTGCAATTATTTTcgtttttcttctctttttattaattcattttctaCTTTCCAACTTTATTATTCGTTATGAAACttgttcaaaaatttgaaaaattaTTTGGCATAACATAAAatgttcttcttttcaaatattgttTAAATTCTAAAAAATATTCTGTAATTTCGTAAAACGTTCCAGTTTTTGAAATTTTTATTTGCAAATTTAAGAAATGTATATGTTTAAAAAAATGATATTGTTTTTAAAAAAGTACATGGTTTGCCATTTTTTTCGAAATTTTCATCATTTTTTCGTAATCTGTtaacaattttggaaaaaaatgttcaagttagtaaaattttcatacACACCAAAACAGTTGACAAATTTTAAGAAATTgtttggaaaaaataaaatgttTATGTTGAGTGATAATGACAGGAGTTACAAATAAACTCATCTAACTGGTATATTTTAGGCTATGGATAAATGAACCTAGCTTCTTGTAAGAGGCTGGCATGGACATATGAGGCATCTAGGCCAGGTTTGAGGGACTTCCGACACCCTTTGTGACACGTCCGACCATTTATCGGCCTATTTTCaccgagaaaactctagaaaatgcaaaacttttcaaaaatctaaacaacttcgtattgtgccttgaattggtcatagaaGCTTGTGAAAAGTATTTAGGGTTATTTGACGGATGTCGAAAAACAAAGAGCTTTCAAACGGACCCTTCCGCCCTATTCGAACACCCTCCGTTGGACATAATCTATTTTTTGACATCCTTAAAATGAACCCCACTTTTGCAAGAAGGtaggcatgcccatggtaggcacaTGCCTGGTTTGGACGATTTTCGACACCATATGCAAGTGGTGACACATCCGGTCATTTATCGGTCttcttaaccaagaaaacttcagaaAATGCAAAATTGGGCGAAACCAAAACAatttggcatggtgccttgaattggtcatacaaggccatgaGAAATGGAGCCATTTATGGGATGTCAAGAAATGAGGTGGGCCCAAGCATACCTTTCTGGCCTATCCGAACACTCTCCATTGATCATGGTATTTCTTCAAAGATCTCAAGACATGTCCCAACTTTTGCAAGCAAGTCGACATGCCCATTTTAGGCATCCATTCTTGGTTTGAATGACTTCCAACACCGTATGCACGTTCTGACATTAATTGCCTTTTTTCACCGAGAAAACTCCAAAAAATACAAAACTTGGCAAAAACTCAAACAgtttggcatggtgccttgaattggtcatacaaggccatgaAAAAACGAGCTCATTTAAGGATGTCGACAAATAAGGTGCTCCCAAACAGATCCTTGTGGCCTATTCGAACACTCTTCATTGAACATGGTATTTATTTGGAAATATCAGGACTGCCCCCAACTTTTGCAAGCAAGTGGGCATGCTCATGTTAGGCATCCATGTTTGGTTTGAATGACTTCCGACACCGTATGAACGTTGCGACATGTTCTATCATTAATTGTTATTTTTTCACCGAGAAAACTTCAGGAAATGCAAAACTTGTTGAGAACCCAAACAACTTGTCatgatgccttgaattggtcatacaaggcccTTGAAGAAAATTGGAGTAATTTCGACGATGTAGAGAAGTAACATGCTCTCAGACGGAGCCTTCTGCCCCAGAACACACTTCGTTCAACATGGTCTATTTTTATACATCCTTGAAATGGTCCCAACTTTTGCCACCAGGTGGGCATGCCCCTCATAGgcatccatgccaagtttgaacAAGTTCCGACACCGTATGCAAATTGCGACACGTCATGCCTTTTTCTGCATTTTCTTACCGAGAAAACTCTAGAAATATACAAAACACGTCAAAAATCAAAACAACTTGTCATGGTTCCTTGAATTGGTCATATGAGGCCACGAAAATATTAGGGCCATCTTAAGGATGTCGAAAAACAACATGTTCTCGGACAGACCCTTCCGGCCAACCTAAACACCTTCCGTTGAACATGGTATTTTTGTGGACATCCTTGAAATTACCACAACTTTTGCCATCAGGTGGACGTGTCCATGGTAGGCATCCATCGCAGGTTTGAACTACTTCCGACaccatatgcaagttgcgacacgtctAGCCATTTATCGACCTTTTTTGACCGAGAAAACTTTAGAAAATGCAAAACTTGACGAAAACCCAAGCAACTTGGattggtgccttgaattggtcatacaaggccatgGAAAAAATATTGGgggcatggatgcctaccatgggcacgCCACCTATTCGCAAATGTTGGGGTCATTCAAGAATTTCCAAAAAAACACCATGTTCAACGTAGCGTGTCCGAGTAGTCATCGATGCCAAGTTTGAAGGAAAAATGTATTTAAAATCATAATTTATATAGATACTTAAAACTGTCAATTTAAGTTTCTAACATAACTAATAAATACTAAATGATAGAATTGAAAACAACAAATGCTTTTTTAAAAGCATTTCATAAATATTTAAACAAAAAAAGAATTTAAAAGAATTTAAATTACTTACTTAAAACTGTTATTTTttgtatttcaattttttgaacggGTATAAAAAAATAATAAAGTTTAAAAAGGAGTAAAAATAAATtaacaaaaatgagagaaaaacgaaaaaatagaaaagaagaaaAATCTTAGGCCTTGCCCAACTAAGCGACAACATCACTCCTGTCGCTGGACTATTGGAATTTGTttggaattttaaaaatgttctcatttccacacaaaaattgttcacaaactgAAAAAATGTGCAGGCAAATTTAGAACACTTTTTCGATATCATTTATTTAGTCTCATTTCTGAAAATGTTTTGGAATTTAAGTTTTTGTCCGTGTTCTCAGAAAATGTTTGTTTTCACAATTTTATTTGTGCTTTACAAAAAATTATTCGCATTTTGACATTCCGAACAATCATTTAAAGACACAAACAGTTTTTGAAATTACCTTACAATTTTCGAAAATGCAAATATTTTTTAGtttatgaacaaaatttggaaaTAATGAAccgtttgaaattttgaaaaaaagatTAAAGGCACGACCATTTTTTAAAAAGAAACAAGAAACgtagcaggaaaaggaaaataaataaataaaaataaattatgGAAAAAAGACCAGTTCACAAAGTGTTCCTAAAATCTTTTTAAAATTCCTAGCCTGTTGGTTACTTATAGTGTCTAGCTTTACATCGTTCAACAAAGGCATGCTGTCGCAGTGGTTGTGGATGCTGTTAAAGTTTTAAGCGGTCGTGGTCGTGGGTTCAATTCCCAGCTTGTGCCATCCTATTTTCTTATTTTTCATCGCATGCACCACAAATTGGCCGGCCCAAGTAAGCTCCCTGGCGTATACGTTACATACAGAAGTAGATACAGATTGTGAAAAGTCCATACTACCCTTTATACATATTGCgaggggggttgtaccgaagctGACTCTAAGTTTGCTTGCTTTGCTCTGGTtgtgttcatccagaggaagtggTAGTCGACTGTTGCTGCACACACACTGCAGCACAGCATGCCAAAGCACACCCCCCACGTAACCTGCTGCGAGCGAGCTCAGTACATTCTTCTTGCTCGTACTAAACGCACCAGATGCTACATGTAAATATATGTGAGCACCAGCTTTTTTATATGTCCATTCATGGATCTATCTATTAATTCTTGCAAGCAAATTGTTGAAAATGAAGCAAGTCCCACAACACATTAATTTGAACAGACAATCACAAAAGCTCAACACGTACTCCTGTAAATAAACACACTATCTCCAATTCGTTAAAGACCTCCATTTAGGGTTTCACCCTACCACACACAATGATTACCACGCTCATGCCCACACCCACGCCCACGCAGTACAGTATAGTGAGCAGCCACGCCCATGTACTGAGGCTTGCTTCAATTCAGTGGCATGATCATCCTTTCCTACCTCGCTGgctgagtaaatagcataaaactactactttacaggttaGGGTTTCAAAAAACTATCAAATTTTATTTTTTCGCTGATAACTACCAAGTTAGGGGTTGACTGTTTCAAAAAACTCAAATAGCCGAGTGCTTAACAGTTGATCGCGTTTATGACATGTCGGGCCCGCATCTAAAGGAACCGTTTGTTTGACCGTTAACTGACatatagggcccacatgtcagcgtctTTTTCTAAAACAAGCAATTGAGCCCCTGTAATCTTTTTAGAAAAGCGATCGGCTACACAAAACGCAATCGGGTCCCTCCCCGTCCCCGTGCTCTAGAACGGCACGAGTAGCCAGCAGCCCCGCAGGAGCTCGCCGGCCAACAGCCCCGCCGAAGGAGCTCGCCGGCCAGCAGCCCCGCCATGAGGATCTCGCCGGCGCCACCTCCTCCGGCCGGCGAGCGGCGCCCGCAGCCGCGTGTGCTCCCCGCCCTGCGACAACTCTCCCTCCCCTCCCCAGCCTCCCCATGGTCGTGGGAGCGTGCGTGCCGGCGGCCACCTCCTCCGGGCCTCGTCCGCGGCGGCGGGAGGTGCGCACTCCAGCAGCAACGCAGGCCGTCCGCGTTGGCCGCTTGCGAGGCAAGGCAGCAGCTGGCACAGGCGAGGGGCGTGGATCCGGGCGCTGCGGGCGCCACCGCATGCGCCCTCCGCTGCCAGGCCCGACGAGCTCTCCAGCCTCTCCAGCCACTACTCCGGGCGGCGGCCTGCACACAAGGCCCCCATAGCGTGCGCGGCAACCGTGGGCGGAGCCCCATGGCGCGCGGCGACGACCACGGGCAGAGCCCTTTGGAGGCGCGACGGCGACAGTccaaggacccgattgcttttgTAAAATGATttcagggacccgattgctttttgaaaatatttgtaaGGGCTATTTCGTAAAAAATCTGTGGATGAGGCGCTGACATATGGCCCCCACAAGTCAGTTAACAGTCAAACAAATGGTCAACCAAACGAGTGGCGGCCCAACCTGTCATAAACATGTTTAATTTTTTAACAAAGAGGAGttggggttttttgaaacagccaacCCCTGATTTGGTAGTTATCAGCGAAAAAAATAAATTCGGTAGTTTTTTGAAACCCtaacctgtaaagtagtagttttatgctatttactctcgCTGGCTCGATCGATCGACAGTCAATCAATCCAGATCTCATCTCTCTCGCTCTTCCAATTATTTCCAGACAACATCAACAGTGGGTGTCCGTCCCATCCGGGCCGGTCAGATCAGATCGCTTTGAGCACTCTTTACTCGCCCAATTATTACTATTACTAGATTTTCTGCTACGATGACCAACCAAGTTTTTTGCAAAAAAGAGTCTCTGTTTATTTAgtcaaatttggaaaaaaaattccTGTAGCGCAGCAGCCTGGCAGTGCCAAATATATGCCGCGGTGATTCTTGTGTACTACAGACAAACACTCCCATGGCATCAGCCTGGCAGTCTCTGTTTATTTATCCAACTTTACAGACAAACACTCCCATGCCTGCGTACTACTACAGTTTTGAATCAGTACGTTGGCATGGCAGTGACAAATTATCCAGTGCTCGTGGTGGATTCCTTGCTGCTAACTGCAAACGGCCGTGCCACGTGGCTCCTATTTATCGGGTGTCTTTCATAGGGCTCTCGGCATACGTACTGTGATCCCGTGTTCTTGTACTCGGCAAACAGTAAAGAACGCGATAACGATGAATTTTCCAGTAGTGCTGCCGTGTTGTGCTTGTTCACTTATTTTAATCTGTATGTACTCTTGTTTATATTAAACTCTCCAAAACATGTTTATATTTATGAACAGAGGGAGAGGGAGTACAATCCAACAGACATAGGGAGCACGTACGCATGCAGCAAGTCTATATGAGTGACTATAACACAGGAAGGAGGAGGGAGCACGTACGTTTGATCTTATTCCTACTACGTGCTGCATGGCGCAGGCGTGGAAGCTACCGCGGCGTCACCCGCGCCCGGAGCGGGCTCTTCATCACCTTGAAGAACCCATCCAGCTCCGTGAGGTCGACGCCTCCCCTCGCCGGCGGCTCCCACTCGAACTCACGTACCAGCGCCGCCACGAAGCTTTTGACATGCATGGTGGCGAGCCCTCCCCCCGGGCACGCCCTCTGCCCCGCGCCGAACGGCATCATCTTGATCTCCTTGCGCTTGGGCCCCGGCACCAGGCCCACGCCCTCCCCCTCGCCCCCGGCGAGGAAGCGCTCCGGACGGAACGCGTCCGGGTCCGTCCACGCATTCTTGTCCCTGCCGATCTCTCCCAGGTTGAAGTGCGCCCGCATTCCCTCCgtcggcacggcggcggcggcgcatcccAGGATTTCGGCGACCGCCTGATCAGGCACGTCGCGCAGCAACACCGGAATCGGCGGGTGGAGCCGAAGGCTCTCTAGCACGATGGCGTGCATGTACTTCATCTGCCGGACGCGTGTCTCGGACAATGCGCCCTCCACGGCGTCGACCTCGCGTCGGATGTTGTTCTGGACCTCCGGCTGGAGCACGAGGTGGGCGAGGGTCCACTCCATGCTGGATACCACGGTCCCTGGCCCAGCACCGAGGAACTCCGAGAGAAGGCTCACCAGCTCGTCGTCTGTGAGAGGGCGCAGGGCCTTGCCGTCGGCTGTGTCGTCGTCGACGGGGACGCGGGCGTCGAGGAGGTGGTCTAGATATGCCGGCAGGCCACCGCTGAGCGTGAGATGACGGTTAGCGTTCCGTCTTGCGTTGACCAGAGGGAGGAAAAGCTCAGCCTGCTTGCCTCGGAAGGCGAGGAACCGGCGCCACTGCCTCCAGTGCAGCAGCTTCGCCGTCTTGGAGCCGGCAA is a window of Triticum dicoccoides isolate Atlit2015 ecotype Zavitan chromosome 2B, WEW_v2.0, whole genome shotgun sequence DNA encoding:
- the LOC119366733 gene encoding cytochrome P450 89A2-like — translated: MEFVLTVFLLSIVLCISAVAVFRRRAWAWAVHDGQQPIIEIHDPTIARRALIDHADAFCNRPLNLFPVALVSGRRRSHSDNLTSVPYGPRWRALRCTLNAAVLHPSRLGHTDPLRLEAMDTLVADLCVRVQCGGGGEIVVRDILNAAVFPLVARMCFGSGVDEGHVCAMRDLLQAFVLAVDGSKDFAGSKTAKLLHWRQWRRFLAFRGKQAELFLPLVNARRNANRHLTLSGGLPAYLDHLLDARVPVDDDTADGKALRPLTDDELVSLLSEFLGAGPGTVVSSMEWTLAHLVLQPEVQNNIRREVDAVEGALSETRVRQMKYMHAIVLESLRLHPPIPVLLRDVPDQAVAEILGCAAAAVPTEGMRAHFNLGEIGRDKNAWTDPDAFRPERFLAGGEGEGVGLVPGPKRKEIKMMPFGAGQRACPGGGLATMHVKSFVAALVREFEWEPPARGGVDLTELDGFFKVMKSPLRARVTPR